The DNA region TCCAAATCAGATATCTCATAATAAGGTGTGATGTGAAAATCCTGACGTACATCCTTTTTCAGATCATAATAAATAGAATCATATCCTACTGTCCCAGCTGGAAACTCATTTATTTCAAACGGATACTTTACATTCCCTAAAGTTAGTTTATATTCTCCGGAATGTAGCAATTGCTGGTATGAACCATCAGCCAAAGTGTGCATTTTCGTTCCCCAGTCTACCTTACCAAACCCTTCCTGGAAAAAGAGAAATATATCACGCGCATCATTACCATCACATAGAAATGGTTTATCATTATAGAGTAATTGCCCAGAGAAAGTTACGCTCGGCGCATCATAATTATCATACTCACAAGCAGTAAACAATATCGTAGCTAATAATAATATAATAATCTTCTTCATAATCAATTTACTATTAATAGGTTTTAGTGTTTCGGATTCTTCTCAATATGCGGATTACCTTCTGTCATCGGATATTCTGCATAATACATATCTTGTCCGAACCGGATAGGTAATCCCTTCTCATTATCATTACCACGATGCTCAATATACACCCTTCGGAAAAGCCACTTTCCATCTTCCGGCTGTCCCGGAGCATACACTTTATAAGGCCACAAGCCAGTCATCCGGGCTGTCGAAGTATTCCAGTCACCCGACCATATCTGATCAGCAATACGCCACCTCTTCAGATCATAAAAACGATGATCCTCAAATGCCAACTCTATCTTACGCTCATTCTGCAAAAGTGCAAGTGTCAAATCCGAACTTTCAATACGGAAAGCAGTACCTCCGGCACGTTCTCTTACTTCATTCAGACAATCAGAAGACAACTGTAATGTATTGCTGCCTTTATAATTAGCAACACCAAGTTGATTAAGATAATAAGCAGCCTCAGCCGCATTAAGCAGAATCTCTCCATATCGGAAAATGATATATGGTACTGCGCTCTTTCCTGATGCTTCGGAACCAGTAACCGGATCTATATATTTACGCAACAAGAAACCTGTATGGCTGGTATAATAACTATTACGGATAGGACCGTCAATGCTGGTCAGTTGCTGCCCATTATAAAAGTTTTTGTCCGGATCGTATACATTCTCGATTAAATCCAGCATTTTCAAATCATAACCGGAAGCTGTTTTCACAGCCAGCCCTGCCTGTAATTGAATCTCTTTTCCCCTGAAATCCGCACCAGGCAGAATTACGGTTCCCCACAAACGCGGATCACGTCCTTCGAAAATACCCATCGGAGAATCATAAAGAACATAGTTATAAGCGGAAGTTTCATTTCCCATTGATTCGATAATCTCATTACCAACATAAGCATTCAGCTGTGATGAACCGGAATTTATAGTTTCAAAACTCTCGACTAAGTTTAACGTCGGGTTCACATGACCACCAAAATTAGCAGTTGAACGTTGAGAACGAGGAATATTCCACACTGTAAAATTGTTTGGGAAATCAGTACTTCCATCATAATCACGAATGAGAATAAGTTCCGGATTATCCGTCTTGGATACAAACACATTATTAAAGTTCTCACCCAGACTGCTTCCAGTACCCTTTAGCAAAGAATACCGCCCTATCTCCTTTAGCTCCAGATAGGCGTCAATACAACTTTGCAGATATTCTGTTGCTTTATTCTTAGAGATTCCGACTGCTCCGCTTGTCAAGGTCAATCCCATTGTTTTACTTTTATCCTCATTATAGGCTAAAGTACCTGCATATAACATTGCACGTGACTTGAGTGCCAATGCAGAAGCCTTAGTGGCACGTGTAAGTAAGCTACTTCCCTGCGGAGCAATATCAAGCGCCTCTTTCACTTCATCCATTTCTGTCGCAACAAACTCATATACGGCTGCCTCTGTATCACGGGGTTTAGCATATTCTATCGGAGTAGTACTATAATCGTACACTTCTGTAATTAAAGGTACGCCTCCCAGATTTTTCACCATATTGAAGTAAGTAAATGCTCTTAGAAAACGTGCTTCACCGAGAAAATAAGCGCGTTGATTTTCAGGCAAATGTGAGGTTTTCTCTGACAAATTCCTGATATGAATATTGATGTCCCGTATCAGATTATAATCATAGTAATTACGATAGGTACGACCAACATTACTCGAAAATTGCCAATAATAACTATTACTGGTAGCTTCATCCCACCTGCATATATCATAAGATTCATTATCCGAAGCGAAGTTCTGGTCCAACTTGATGCGCCCGTATAAATTTGCAGCAATACTACTGATACTGGCAACAGATGAATATGCTTGATCCTCGGATAATTCTTTGGGATCGTTCTGACTCAACCAGTCTTCACACGAGGTAAAGCTCAACAAAGCGACACATGCATATACTAATATTTTTGTTTTCATATTTATGCTCTTCTTTTAAAATTTAACGTTAACACCTAATGTCAATACCTTATGTTGCGGATAGTCCTGACCATTCACTGTTGAAATTTCAGGATCAAAACCATAATCATGCAACGAACTCAGACAGAAAAGATTGGTTCCTTGGAAATATATGCGGCATTGTTCCATACCTACCTTTCTTATCCAGTTTTTGGGTAAAGAATAGCCAACTACAAGATTACGGAGACGCAGGTAATTAACTTCTCTCGTATAGAAACTATTCCACCAACGCCCCGAATGACTTTCCTGTCCACGCAAGGCCGGGAATTTCCCTGGAATCCAAGGAGACTTCGGATCAAAAATATCTTCATGCCTCCATACGTCAATATTGTTATAGTAATATCCATTCACGCTGCGCGTTACACCCCACTTCAAATCCCAGTCAGCAACAAATGTATTTTTAAAACCACCGGCAAAGTCAGCAGCCACATCAACCCCCTTCCATTCAAATCCTAAATTAATACCCATTGAAATCAACGGATTCTTATTGGATGTACTTGAATCCCAGGGCCAGTCAGCCGATGCATAGGCTTGAGGACGTTCGTCAAAATCATTGATAATTCCATCACCATTGACGTCACGAAGTATTACGTCACCTGGACGAACAGTAGCATTGTTTTGACCGTCCTGATCAACCGGATAACTATCAATCTGTTCCTGTGTTTCAAAACGACCGATTACTTCCCACATCCATACACCTCCGGCATTACCCTGATCCGTATTGAGCACTACATTGGACCAGCGATTGGATTGTGCCCAACGATATTTATCCCATGCATTACCGAATATTTCTCCATGGCGTTTACCATTTTTCTGTCGGGCAAATGTTATATTAGCCCCAACACTATACTTTAAATCTCCAACTTTATCATTCCATTTCACAAATGCATCGAATCCTACCGTCATATCAGAATTCATATTCTCAGGCAAAGCACTCAAACCTGTCTCCAACGGAAACATAATATCACTCGGTGTGCCCGGAATACCATCACGCATACGTTTAAAGAGGTCAAACTCTCCTGTAAGTCGATTATCAAAGAAACCAAAGTCAATACCGACATTCATCAATTTAATTTTCATCCATGAAATGGTGGTTACAGGAATTCCCTTAGGTGCCGAGCCTATTACTTTTTTACTTTTCACAGAACTGAACGGGTCATCAGGCATAAGTGACTGACCTTTGTAATAAGTATATCCGGAAAGGTATGCAAAGTCAGGATATAAACCGCCCAGATTATCATCTCCCATCATACCATACGACGCTCTCAACTTCAAATTCGAAAACCAGCTACTTATAGATGAGTTCTTAAAAAAGTTCTCTTCCGAAATACGCCATGCCGCACTAACTGAGGGGAAAAAGCCCCATCGGTTGCCTTTCGGGAATTTCCATGAACCATCATAACGGGCCGATAAATCAAGAATATAACGGTTTTCATAATCATAACCTGCACGGAATACCCAGCTGGCTGTAGAAGTTATAGCTTTATTCTCGCTTACCAAGTTGTTATCATTAGTTGAAATAAGATCTATAAATTCATTCTCAACCGGATGTTGCTGTACATTTAGCGAATGATAATCCCGTTTGGTAAACTCAAAACCACCTACACCAGTTACATGATGTTTACCAAACATATTGTCATAGTTTAGCAGAAACTGCCCGGAAAATTCTTTGATAGTCGTATTAAATCTTTCCATCCAAGTTTCATTAGCAGCTGACTTATCATAGGCCACAATATATTCATCCGCAGCCCTGTCATAAGTATACTCTTTCCAACCTTTCTCCAGATTATTCACCTTATTCTGAGAGGTCCAATAGGAAAAAATGCCTTTTCCCGTCAACCCCTTAATGGGTGTTTTCCACTCCATATCCCAATCAATCTGTACCACGGTAGTATTGTTATCTGATTTACCTGCATTATCAATAGTTAGTGCAGCCAGGTTAAGACCAGAAGCACCGGGTACATTATTCAAATAGTTGGGATTATCATTTGCATAAGGACGGTAAATGGGCGGAAGATTAAAAACCGCCTGACGGGCATTTGCATAATCATCACTACCCGGAAGAGCTGGATTAGTACGATTCTCCAAACGTCCGTTCAACCGGAAACCCAACTTCAGTTTTTCACTGATATCAATATTGAAATTAGACTGAATATTAGTACGCTGAAAATTATAGTCCTTGAAAACTGCATCCTGGTCAATATTGCTGATTGATAAATAATAGGTTGTCTTATTTCCACCGCCACTCAGGTTTGCATGTATGTAAGATTGCGGTGCTGCATTACTAACATAGTTATCTCTCCAATCAAATCCACGATAGTCTTCACCGGTTTCAGGATTATAATATCCCGTACGCCATTTTTCCAATTCAGCTCTAGCCACATCCGGAGAAACTGACAGGGTACCCAGATTAGCCTCCTTCATATAATTAGCATATTGCCATTCATACGCATTCAACATTCTGGGATAAGAAGTCCATGATTGCCAACTGTAATTGAAATCCAAAGTTACGGCTGCCTTTTGGTTCTTAGAACCATTTTTTGTAGTAACCAGTACGACTCCATTGGCCGCTTTTACTCCATAGATGGCAGCAGCCCCGTCTTTCAATATAGAAATGTTCTCAATATCATTTACATCCAGATTGTTGAACTGCGCCTCATCTTTTATAATACCATCTATCACAAAGAGAGGAGTACCCATATTTCTGATCTGAATAGAAGTACCGCTACCCGGCTGTCCCGACTTCTGTCGGGTAGTAATACCGGCTATTTTACCCACCAATGCTCCTGAAACAGTCGAAGAAGTAGTACGGGCGATATCTTCTGTACCAATAGTAGTAACTGCCGCAGCAATACTCCCTTTACGTTTAGTCCCATATCCCACCACAACAATCTCATCCAGGATTTCCTGATCTTCTTTCAATATGACAGAAAGAAATGGTTTATTTCCAGCTGTAACTTTTACAGTTTTATAGCCTACATAAGAAAACTCCAAAACACCGGAACCAGCAACATTCAACTGAAATATTCCATCAGAGTCAGTAACAGTACCTACACTCGTACCGGCAACCCGTACTGATACCCCTATTAAAGGTTCATCATTGTCATCGGTAACTTTCCCTTTTACAGTTTTCTCTTGCTGAGCAATAACAACAGACTTTGTCATTGCATAGCCTTCTGATACGAAGAAACTTCCAAAGGCTATTGATAAGAGAATAAATTTCAACAAGCTAAGCTTGTTATTAAAGAAATCGTTCATCATCTTATTAGTTTTAAAGATTAATAAAACAGGTTCAATAAAAACATTAACGAGGGTTAACAACATCGTAATGCAAAGATATCCCCCTCATTCAAATACAAGTAAAAATAAGCCGTCATTAAGTATCAATAATCTGTTATTTGAGGCGTTTGAATGATTTCTAGTATTTTTTGAATGATTACTTTTGAGTGTTATATGTATGTTTGCAGCGGTTAACAACACTCCCGTATTATTATAAATCTATTAATTCAACCATTATGAAAAAGTATAATTTATTATTTGCTTCTCTCTTATTTCTATTTCCCAATGAGACGATTGCTCAAGAAAGAGCAATTATAAAAATAGACACAGATCGCATAATTGACCAGATTAATCCTCATCTATACGGAAATTTTTCGGAACATCTGGGACAAGGTATATATGGAGGTATTTATGATCCGAAGTCTATTCAGGCAGATGAAGATGGCTTTCGCAAAGACGTCATCGAACAGACAAAAGAGTTAAAAGTTTCCATCTTACGATGGCCCGGAGGGAATTTCGTTTCAGGTTACCATTGGGAAGATGGTATTGGAGATCGTAGCAAACGCCCTACTCGGATTGACCTGGCTTGGGGAGGTAAAGAAAGTAATATGATAGGAACAGATGAATTCATTCAATTTGCCCGCAAAGCAAAAGTGGAACCTTATTTCTGTGTCAATCTGGGAACCGGTTCATTGGATGAAGCACGAAATTGGGTGGAATACTGCAATGTGGAGAAAGGAACATACTACTCAGACCTTCGCCGTAAAAATGGATTTGAAAAACCGCATAAAGTAACGTATTGGGGGTTAGGCAATGAAGTAGACGGTCCGTGGCAAATGGGACACAAATCACCCGAAGATTATTCTAAAATAGCAATAGAAACAGCAAAATTAATGCGCTGGATTGACAAAGACATCAAGCTCATTGCCAGCGGTTCAAGCAATTACGATGCCGACTGGAATAAATGGAACCGGACAATACTGGACGAAATGTATAACTACATCGATTACATCTCTCTTCATCATTATTCGCACAATACCTCAGACTACTACACATATCTGACAAATACTATTGAAGTAGAGAATTACATCCGTATTGTAGAACAACAGATAAAGGAAGCAAAAATGAAGAATCGTTCTTCCAAAGATGTTTTTATAGCTTTCGACGAATGGAATGCATGGACTCGGACATTCGGAGGTACTGACAATACCCTATCGGAAATATATGATTTACAGGACGCTCTTATTGTAGCTCAATACCTCAATATATTCTTACGCACTTGTGACATTGTCAAGATGGCCAATATGGCACAATTAGTAAATGTCATTGCTCCGATGCGTGTTGACAATGATAAATTATGGAAGCAAACCACTTATTACCCACTCTATCTTTTTGCCAATAACTGCCGTGGAAAAGCACTGGACATATATATAAAAAGTCCGGCGTATTCTACTGATAAATATAAAGAAGTTCCTTATCTGGACGTTTCATCCACTTACGAACCTTCACGGAACGAAGTAGTGATCAATGTCGTTAACCGTAATAAAGACAAAGCTATTACAGCTGATATCCTTTCTCAAACCGGCTCTTTCGATAAAAAAGCGACAGCCAATATTGTATCAGGAGCAAATGCAAATATTACAAACTCTGTAAACGAACAGAACATTGATATAAAGAAAGAAGAAATAAAAACTTCCGGTGAGAAAATAACATATTCATTTGCTCCGCGATCATTCACACAGATTATTGTAAAAGTAAAGTAATCCTCTTTCACAAAATGACATCATTCTTTATAAGATTGTCATAACATATAAAGGCTGAATCAAACTAGGATTTTTGATTCAGCCTCAACTATTTGAATATATACTTTCCTTGCAGTATTACTCCGTAACCAACGGACGTTTACGCCAGTCATCCTTCACATAGCTATCGGGATAGACTGTTTTATCTTTTAACTCACCACCTTTCAGGCGTATCCAGGAAGTAAAGGTACGTTCCCCCTCCTTCAACACAATTACGCGTGCACCGTTAGATAGATGGTTATATTCCGTATTACCACCTGTGAAACGTCCATAAGCCAGTACGATACCTTTCCACATGACTGAATAATCATTATCATGGTCATGTCCGACAAAAGTACCCATTACATCACCTGCTTCCTTCATAGCGGCAAACATACCGGTATTAATGGCAGCCGAACAGGCTTTTTCCATACGTGTACCATAAAGGATGGCGTTCTCATCAGCAGCTGCCTCGTTGTATTCGGGCAGAGGAATATGGAAGAATGCCAAAGCAGGCAATGGCTTTCCGTTATTCTTAGCGGTAAAAGCCGCACTTTGTTGACGATACCAGTTCACCTGATCGAATGTAAGCCAGTCATACCCTTTCACATCCGGCAATTTGGAGTACGAGTGAGAATCCAGGCAATAGAGTACTGAAGCATCTTTCCTACCATCCGAAGATTTCACGGTGAGGACGTAGTCGGGAGACTCAACACTACCGCGGTCGGGCTGGATGTTGTAAGGCATGGAACGGATAATATCGTATAATTCGGCACGCGTTTTGCCTTGTTCGTTATCATGGTTACCGAAAGTCACAACAAAAGGTATCTTACGGGAGGAAGCACAATCAAGTACGGCCCGCATGGCTGTATCAGCAGGCGGTGCATAAACTACATCTCCGGTAAAAACAATCAAATCGGGACGTTCGGCATCCAGAACTTCGTTGATACGCTTCAAGGCAATGGCTGAAGCAGGATTGTGATACTGAAAATGGATGTCGGTAAACTGGACGATTTTAAACTCTCCGTTCTTGTTAAACTTTAAGGGGGCAACCTGTGCCTGGCAGAACAGAACTGTCAGAAAAGCCAGACAAAGGGTTAAAGAAATTCTCTTCATGTTGTCAGTAATTAGTTTTTAGGTAGTTTATTAGGTTGAAATCAGTATTATTCTTTGGTTATCAAAACTGTTGCATAAGCTGAGATACCTTCTTCGCGACCGGTAAAACCAAGCTTTTCCGTAGTAGTGGCTTTGATGGAGATGTCGTCTTCATCTATTCCCATTACTTTGGCAAGCGTCTGCTGCATGGCGGGAATATGGGATTTCAGTTTGGGGCGTTCCGCACAGATGGTTGCATCAATGTTGCCCACGGAATAGCCTTTGGTTGCAATCAGTTCTACGGTTTTCTTCAGTAATATTTTGCTGTCTATGTCCTTGAACTCTCCTGCGGTATCGGGAAAATGGTAACCGATATCACGCATATTGGCGGCTCCCAGCAAGGCATCGCAAATGGTATGAATCAGCACGTCGGCATCTGAATGTCCGAGTAATCCTTTCTCATGTTCCAGGCGGATACCGCCTAACCAGAGTTCACGTTCTGCCACCAACTGGTGTACATCGAAGCCAAAGCCTACACGTATTTTCATATCGTTCTTCTTTTAATTTTATTGGATGAATGCACGAAAGTACGGAAAAAAAGCAAGTGGGGAATAAAGACAGAACGCAAATTACACAAATTACGCAATTTTTCGTCTTATATAAGGCAACCGATAGGAGGCCTGAAAGAAATTGCGTAACCTGTGTAATTTGCGTTCTATTCCGTATTCCTTATGATTTACGGTCTATCCGGCAGTTGGGACAGCAGGTCTTTGTAGAATGCCCTGACGTCCTTCCAGTGATAGAAAGGAGCGATGTCGGTCTTCACCGGAATACTCACTTCTTTCTCGTTCAGCATGAACTTCACGATGATATCGTCTGCGCTGCCTTTCTTACGGAAGAAAACAATCTGCACATTGGCAGCCATAGGCACCATTTTGAAGTTACACCATGCCTGATAGAATTTGGCCGGATCGGACTCTTCATTATAGCAGTTCTCCAGTCTCAGCAAGCCCACCAGAGGAATAACATTACCGTCGTGTCCGAAGCGGAAAGTGGCCGAGTTTGTACCGGAGGCAATCGCCGCGTCTGCCGAGTCCATGATATTCTCGACCAGAGATTTGGCGTTTGCCAGCATCAGTCCGTTCGTCATGGGCGAAGGACCGTCGCATACATAGTTCTTATAGTTATGTATCTGCCAGATATCAAACAATTCCTGCTTCTCAAAGATATCATAAAAACAAACCTCCGGTTCCACGTTCTGCATATCAGAAGCAACCCAATACAGACCGCGCATCAGTTCTTCAGGATTCACATTCTTACGAATATACTCTTTGCTATTGAACAGTGTATTCATCAGACGTTCCGGACGGACATGTTCTTCTTCGAACTTACGGAATTCCTCATACCAAGGCCCTTTGCGTGAAGTAAACTTCATAGCTTCTTGTGTATGGAAATTCAGGTAATCCATATATTTATTGCTGGATTCGCGCTCAATCTGCATCTTCGGGTTGAATTCCTTCAGGCGTTCGCAGAATGCATCCATGCTGAGCACGCAACGGATAACTACGGTAGAGCGGGCAGACATCTGCGGTTCACCTTTAAATACTTCAGGGAATGCCTGATACATACGTTCGGCAATGCCTCGTTGTTGCTTCACTCCTACCGGACTGAGGTCGCCGCCATGTCCTTTGGCATCTGCCCAGACAATGTCCAGACGTTTACGGACATCTTCGCCAAAATCGGTTAATACTCCGGCTGCATGGGCTTTCTCAAAGACTTCCATCACGCGGACGTAGTCTTCATCCGCAATCAGCCAGCGGGAACCATGACGGCCATAGTGACTGATATAGAAGGGTTCATAACCTTTCGGAGCCTTGGTCTGGACACCCGAAGGACCGGGATAAGCGTAATATACACCACCTGTCGTTGCAATATCATTGAAGATTTCTTCGCGTGTGGCTTGTGCATATAAACCTTGAACAACAAAAGCTGCTAACAGGACGATTGAAAAAAGAGTTCGTTTCATTCTCATAAATAAGTTATTATTTTTAATGTATTTATTATTGTATTAGTAAAAAGGGAAAGTAATGAATCAACCTTCATCCTTATTTCTGATAATCCGGATTCTGCGTCAGATACGGGTTCGTGGTAAACTCATCCTGCGGAATGGGATACAATTTGTACTTATCGTTCACATCTTTACCCACATACGTACCAACTTCACCGTCACTGCTGCCTTTCCAATCCCAGTTATATCCTTTTGTGAATTTGCCGAAGCGGATCAGGTCTGTGCGACGCACCAACTCCATATTCATCTCACGGGCTCTTTCATCCAGAATGAAATCCAGATTCAACTGACCGTCGGTAATACGACCGGATACCCCGTCACCATAGTTGCCGGACATATAAGCACGGTCTCTGATTTCATTTACATAACCCAGCGCCTCAGCACGCGTACCTTCCGCAGCCCCGCGAAGAATAGCCTCAGCCGCCATCAGGTAAGCATCTGCCGTACGGAACATCGGGAGGTCTACAGACGAATACTTAGTACCGCCATCTACCAATTCCTTACGGTCCCTGGTTACATTTCTCCATTTGATGCACGCATAACCATTCTCAAAAGTCTTCTGGAAAGCCTTACCTTCTACCCAGGTTTCCTTTGTATGACCGATGGTAAAGAACTGTGCACGCTTATCCTTCTTATTATCTCCCCAGGGATCATTTTCATAGAAGGTTTGGTCAGCCTCATCAAACTTATCTACAAGCGCCACCTTCACACGGGCATTACCCCAGCCACGGCTACCTACTCCGGTTTTTACATAGCTATCCATCGGACCATTCATCAATGCTTTAATCAGGAAGTTGGTTCCGGCACTGCTCTGCGCATAGTCAGCATCCTGCACCAAGGGCCAGATGATTTCGGAGCAAGTATTGTTATCTGCCAGGAAGATGTGACGATAATCGGAAGCCAACGGATAATTACCTTCCGTAATCACTTTCCTGGCATATTTATAAGCATTGGTATATTCATTCTTGCCTACCCATGTTTCGGCATTCAGATAGACACGTGCCAGAAGAAACCAAGCCGACACACGATCCACACGGCCATACTCATTCCGCTTCGGTTCTTTCAGCAAGGTTGTCAGTTCTTCCGTTTCAGAAACCACATAGTCATAGATTTCCTGGCGGGTCTTCTGATGGGGAATCGTACCTACATCCATCGTTTCATCAATGAAGGGACCCGAACCGTACAAGTCGCAAATCATGCTGTAGCAATAAGCACGGATGAAGCGTGCTTCGGCACGGTAATAAGGCATTTCAGCCTGCAAAGCATCATATACACCACGGGCTTTCAGCTTCCCTTCCGCACTTTCGCGCAAGAACTCATTACAGTAGTTAATGGCCATATACAGACGATAATATGAATAGCAAATAATCTTTGTCGAAGGGTCCCAGTTCATATACAACAGTGACAAACTTCCATGACTGCCACCGGAATGGAAAACGATCTCATCCGTACAAGCCTCTTGCAAATAGAACAGAGCACGTGTATAACCACTATAACCTTCATCAATACCCGGCACGTCACCGTTTCCGCCATCACCACCCTTTTGTCCGGTCTGGATAAGGCTGGCATAACACTTTGCCAATACTCCGATGTATCCCTCAGGCGTAGAATAAACCTTCTCGCCCACCAACTCATTGTCGTCCAAAGGCAATGTATCCAAATCTCCCAGACAAGAAGAAAGAAGGAAGAGAGATACCAGACATATACTTGCTAACTTGAAATATTTCGTTTTCATTGTTTTCTGATTTTTCATGAATTAAAAATTAAGATTTACTCCCAGCATGAACATACGCGGGCGCTGATAGATGTTCTTATCGATGCCACTGTAGATTTCCGGATCAAGACCACTGTAACCTGTCAACGTACATACGTTCTGTACTGTGAAAGAGAGACGAAGAGAGGTCTTTTCGTTCCACAACTTATCGAAGGTATGCCCCAACGTGATGTTATCGATACGGAAGAAATCGCCTTTCTCCAGGAAATAATCGGTATAGATGCGATCCTGCGTAAATCCGGTTTCAAGAGTAGAACGCAGAATATTGCTGGAAACGCCGGTTCCACCATAAAGTCCGTCCAAAGAATCGGAGGCTTTCACATAGTTATAAACATAAGCACCGAAGCTTCCATGTCCGTTGATACCCAAATCCCAGTTCTTATATGTCAGACGGGTAGAAAGACCGCAGTAGTAAGGAGCTTTGGAGCTTTTGCCGGTCACGTACTTGTTGGCATCTTCTTCGCTGCTGGTGGTAGAACCATCTTTTGCGATATACTTGCCATCCAGCGGCTTACCATTATCATCATAAGCCTGTTGCAACAGGTAAAAAGTATTCGGAGTTTCGCCTACCATGTGGACTTGCAGATATTTACCCGTACCACCGGCATTACCAGTCTTCACATAGTTATCTTCACGG from Bacteroides sp. MSB163 includes:
- a CDS encoding histidine-type phosphatase, which codes for MRMKRTLFSIVLLAAFVVQGLYAQATREEIFNDIATTGGVYYAYPGPSGVQTKAPKGYEPFYISHYGRHGSRWLIADEDYVRVMEVFEKAHAAGVLTDFGEDVRKRLDIVWADAKGHGGDLSPVGVKQQRGIAERMYQAFPEVFKGEPQMSARSTVVIRCVLSMDAFCERLKEFNPKMQIERESSNKYMDYLNFHTQEAMKFTSRKGPWYEEFRKFEEEHVRPERLMNTLFNSKEYIRKNVNPEELMRGLYWVASDMQNVEPEVCFYDIFEKQELFDIWQIHNYKNYVCDGPSPMTNGLMLANAKSLVENIMDSADAAIASGTNSATFRFGHDGNVIPLVGLLRLENCYNEESDPAKFYQAWCNFKMVPMAANVQIVFFRKKGSADDIIVKFMLNEKEVSIPVKTDIAPFYHWKDVRAFYKDLLSQLPDRP
- a CDS encoding RagB/SusD family nutrient uptake outer membrane protein, with amino-acid sequence MKTKYFKLASICLVSLFLLSSCLGDLDTLPLDDNELVGEKVYSTPEGYIGVLAKCYASLIQTGQKGGDGGNGDVPGIDEGYSGYTRALFYLQEACTDEIVFHSGGSHGSLSLLYMNWDPSTKIICYSYYRLYMAINYCNEFLRESAEGKLKARGVYDALQAEMPYYRAEARFIRAYCYSMICDLYGSGPFIDETMDVGTIPHQKTRQEIYDYVVSETEELTTLLKEPKRNEYGRVDRVSAWFLLARVYLNAETWVGKNEYTNAYKYARKVITEGNYPLASDYRHIFLADNNTCSEIIWPLVQDADYAQSSAGTNFLIKALMNGPMDSYVKTGVGSRGWGNARVKVALVDKFDEADQTFYENDPWGDNKKDKRAQFFTIGHTKETWVEGKAFQKTFENGYACIKWRNVTRDRKELVDGGTKYSSVDLPMFRTADAYLMAAEAILRGAAEGTRAEALGYVNEIRDRAYMSGNYGDGVSGRITDGQLNLDFILDERAREMNMELVRRTDLIRFGKFTKGYNWDWKGSSDGEVGTYVGKDVNDKYKLYPIPQDEFTTNPYLTQNPDYQK